A window of Yoonia sp. SS1-5 genomic DNA:
CGCCGGCATCCAGACCCAGAATAGTGTCTGCGTCACTGTCCTGCGCGGTCAGCATCACGATGGGGCATTTGACCCCCTGCTTGCGCATCAGACGGCACAATTCGCGTCCGTCAGTATCGGGCAACCCAACATCTAGGATCATCAGGTCATACAGACCTTCCTTGGCTTTCACCATTGCACTGGCGCCATCATCGGCTTCGAAGACGTCAAAGTCCTCGGTCATCAGCAACTGTTCACCCAGTGCTTCGCGCAGATCATCGTCATCATCGACGAGTAGAATTCTTTTGAGTTGTCCCATGACATCCTCCTTCGTTTCGAGACTAGATTTGTGCCGAACAGCGCGTTTGAGCAAGATGCGGTGCGAAATTTCACACGGACGTGTCTGTCCGCTGCCAATTGTTTCACTTTCGCACGGAATGAGACTATCTGCTGTAACAAAGGAAGGTATCACCAATGGGATTCTCGCCCGATGTTACAGAGCGTCTGGCCCGCGCCCGCGCCGATTTGCGCATGGGCGTGCCGGTTGTCTTTGACAACGGGCTGGTCATCCTTGCGGCTGAGACGCTCGATTCCACCCGGCTTACGGCATTGCGCAGTCTGCCGGGTGATCCGGTTCTGGTGATTACCGGATGGCGAGCGCAGACATTGAAGGCCCGCGCCTATGACGGTGATGTGGCCCGGATCCGGTTGCCGGCGGATGCGGCCTTGCCCTGGATCAGGGCTGTTGCCGACCCCGCCGATGATTTGCGCAACCCGATGAAGGGCCCTCTGCAATCCCTGCGAGAGGGGAGTGCGGCGATGCACCGGGCGGCAATTGCCCTGTGCAAGGCCGCCCGTCTGCTACCCGCCGCCCTGACGATTGAGGTTGCCGATGCCGCAGCATTTGCTGCTGCACAGAACCTGACATTGATCCCCGCTGACGCCATGGACAATGATGCGCTAAGCCCGTTGCATCCGATCATCTCAGCCCGTTTGCCGCTGGAGGTGTCCGACGCAGGCCGGCTGCATATCTTTCGGCCCGATGACGGGGCAGAGGAACATTACGCCGTCGAAATTGGACACCCTGATCGGGCAAAGCCGGTTTTGTCGCGGTTGCACTCTGCCTGTTTTACTGGGGATCTGTTGGGGTCGTTGAAATGCGATTGTGGTCCGCAATTGCGCGGGGCGCTGGCCCAGATGGGGGCCGAGGGGGCCGGGGTCCTGCTCTACCTCAATCAGGAAGGGCGGGGCATTGGGCTGGCCAACAAGATGCGCGCCTATTCGTTGCAGGATCAGGGGTTTGACACGGTTGATGCCAACCATCGCCTTGGATTTGAAGACGATGAACGGGACTTTCGCATTGGGGCCGATATTCTGAAACGCCTTGGGTTTGATGCAGTCCGTCTACTGACCAATAACCCTGCCAAGGTTGACCGCATGCAAGCTTGCGGGATTCGCGTGTGCGACCGGGTGCCCTTGAAGGTCGGGGAAAACCGGCACAACCACGACTACCTTGCGACAAAGGCCGCGAAGTCGGGGCATCTGCTGTAAGATCGTTTGCGGCATGGTAAATGGCATTTCTGCCGCTGACAGGCCTGACACATCGCGATATGACGACAGGCATGAAAGCTACCGATCTCGTTGTGACCCCGACCCATTTGCGGTTTCTCAATCGCCGCTTTCCCTGCACCATTGGCCGTGGTGGTCTGACCGACACAAAGGCCGAAGGTGACGGTGGCACACCGCGCGGGGTTCACCGCCTTGTGGGCATGCTTTACCGGGCGGACAGAATGGGAAAGCCCGCCGATTGGGCCTTGCCAATTGGGCCGCATGATCTTTGGTCGGATGATGTTTCCGATGACGACTACAATATGATGGTGCGGGCGCCGCACCCGTTTGGCCATGAAAAGCTGCGCCGGTCTGATCCGATGTATGATCTGATTATTCTGACCGACTGGAATTGGCCTTATGCGGTCAAGGGACGGGGATCTGCGATTTTCATACATCAATGGCGTGGTCCGGGGCGGCCAACGGCCGGATGTGTCGCACTTGCGCGCAAGGATCTGCGGTGGATTGCTCCGCGTATTACCTATGGTACACGTCTTGTTATTCGATAACGCGCAGGTTGCGCGTATCATGCTGTCAAACACAATAAAGGCGGCACAATGAAAGACGAAGGCCCAGTTATGACCTCCCAGGATATTTCCCGACTTCCCTACCGGCCTTGCGTCGGGATCATGCTTGCCAATCCGCGTGGGCATGTCTTCGTCGGGCAGCGGATGGACCGGGATCAGGACGCATGGCAGATGCCGCAAGGCGGTGTCGACAAGGGGGAAGGCACCGTAGATGCCGCGCTGCGCGAGCTTGAAGAAGAAACAGGCGTGACCCCCGACCTTGTTGCGGTCGAGCGCGAATCGACCGGTCTGATCCGCTATGACCTGCCTGCGGCGCTGGTCCCGAAGATGTGGAAGGGCCGGTATCGCGGGCAGGAGCAGAAATGGTATCTGATGCGCTTTCACGGCATGGATACCCAAATCAACATCCAGACCGCGCATCCGGAATTTTCCGCATGGAAGTGGTTACCGGCTGATCAGTTGGTCGGCGCGATTGTGCCGTTCAAACGTGCCGTCTACGAACAGGTCCTTGCGGAATTTGCCGCCAGCCTGTGAGCATAGAGCAGATGAAGGGATTTGCGTGATGAAATCAGCGATACTTGCGACATGTTTCCTTGCGATTGGCAGCCAGGCCGTGGCGCTGAGTTGTGTGCGTCCCGATCCCATAGCCACCTTTCAGACAGTGGCCGCCGCGCCTGAGCCGTATTTTGTGCTGCTCGGTGTGCTTGAGACAGGCGACAGCAAATTGCCGCCATCCATTCGGAATGGCGGCGAAGGCGAACCGGAACCGATCAGCGGGTATTTCCGGGGGAAGGGGCTGACCAAGCAGGGCTTTACCGCCGATTTCATGCGCCCTTTGGATTTGCAGATCGGCTGTGCGGGCCCGTGGTGCGGGGCGGCACCGGGAAATGTCGATGCGGTTTTCTTTGTCCGCGCCGATCAGGACCCGATCACCGCGATCGCTGGCCCTTGCGGCGGCATGATCTTCCCCAACCCCGATCAGGCGACGCTGGATGCATTGACCACCTGCATGCAGGGTGGGCCGTGCTCAGCGCAAACGCTCCAATAGACGCAAGGATGCGTAGCCGTCAGCAGGCAGGCCGACGCTTTGTTGGTAGCGCCTGATCGCGGCGCTGCTATTGGGGCCGATTTTTCCATCGACCCCGCCGGTTGAGAAACCCGCTGCGGTCAGGCGCTGTTGCAGCTCGACACGTTCAGCCCGGCGCAGGCTGCGCTCGCCCGCGGGCCAGGGTGTCTGCAGCGCGCCCATGCCGCGAATCCGGTCACCCAGATGGCCAACCCCGATGATATAGGCCTGCGCGTTGTTGTAGCGCGAAATCACCGTGTAGTTCCGAAAAATCAAAAAGGCGGGACCGCCCGCACCTGTGGGGGTAATCAACGAGGCATCACCATAATTCGGAACAACATTGCCATTGGTTCCCCGGACGCCCAATTGTCCCCATGCGGCCGGTGATCTGCTGCCGGTCTGCCCGTAGTTGAACCCGCCCGGCAACCGGACCTCGACCCCCCATGGTTGCCCCTTGCGCCAGCCAAACCGGCTGAGATAGGCAGCGGTTGATGCCAGTGCGTCGCTTGGATCATCTGACCATATGTCACGCCTGCCATCGCCGGTGAAATCGACGGCATAGGCTTGGTAGGACGTGGGTATGAACTGCGTATGGCCCATCGCACCGGCCCAGGACCCTGTCATGTTCTGTGGTGCCACATCCCCGCGCTGCAGGATGGCGAGGGCGGCGATCAACTGCTGCTCAAAAAACCGACCCCGGCGGCCGTCAAAGGCCAAAGTGGCCAATGTCGATATCAGTGGTACATCGCCGCGCCGCTGCCCGTAATTGCTTTCCATCCCCCAGACGGCAGTGACGATATGGGGGGGCACGCCATAGGTCGCCTCGATCCGGGAGAGAAGATCACTGAACTGTTGTACCAGAATGCGCCCGTTGGTGATCCGGGCGTCAGATGCGGCGGTTGCCATATATTCGGCCAGCGGTTTGACGAATTCAGCCTGGTTGCGGTCGCGGCGGATGCTGTCAGGCAGATATTGCACATTGGCAAAGGCCGCGTTGAATGTCCGGTCCGAGATGCCAGCCGCGCGCGCCCGCCCGCGAAACCGGTTGATCCAATTTCCGAAACCATTTGCATGGGCGGTGGCAAGGCCCGGCGCAATGATACCAAGCCCTGTGGCTACGATAAACTGCCTGCGATCCATGTCGAACCTCTGTTCGTTATTTTTGACAACACCTAGCGCAACGGCAGGACGAGTAAAATCAACTCTGGGCGCTGTCGCGGCTTTCTGCCGTCATGGCAGAAGGTTCCGGCCAGCATGATGACAACACGTCGATTGCTTCGCGCAGCATGGGGATCCGACGGGGCCGGAAACTACGGCTTGTGATCGCAAGATTGCGCATCCGATCAAGCCGGAAATTCCGGTAGGCCTTGCGCAGGTGGCACCAGCCGATCAGGTTATGAGTTTCCTTCAGAAACACGATCCCCAGCGGATCGACGCATCGCTGGGTTGGTGTGCCGTGGACATCAACGTAATCAATCTGGATTGTCCGTTCGTCCCAGGTGGCCTGCCGCAATGCGCGCACATCAATGGTGGGCTGTGGC
This region includes:
- a CDS encoding RNA pyrophosphohydrolase, which encodes MKDEGPVMTSQDISRLPYRPCVGIMLANPRGHVFVGQRMDRDQDAWQMPQGGVDKGEGTVDAALRELEEETGVTPDLVAVERESTGLIRYDLPAALVPKMWKGRYRGQEQKWYLMRFHGMDTQINIQTAHPEFSAWKWLPADQLVGAIVPFKRAVYEQVLAEFAASL
- a CDS encoding L,D-transpeptidase family protein — its product is MKATDLVVTPTHLRFLNRRFPCTIGRGGLTDTKAEGDGGTPRGVHRLVGMLYRADRMGKPADWALPIGPHDLWSDDVSDDDYNMMVRAPHPFGHEKLRRSDPMYDLIILTDWNWPYAVKGRGSAIFIHQWRGPGRPTAGCVALARKDLRWIAPRITYGTRLVIR
- a CDS encoding lytic murein transglycosylase, producing MDRRQFIVATGLGIIAPGLATAHANGFGNWINRFRGRARAAGISDRTFNAAFANVQYLPDSIRRDRNQAEFVKPLAEYMATAASDARITNGRILVQQFSDLLSRIEATYGVPPHIVTAVWGMESNYGQRRGDVPLISTLATLAFDGRRGRFFEQQLIAALAILQRGDVAPQNMTGSWAGAMGHTQFIPTSYQAYAVDFTGDGRRDIWSDDPSDALASTAAYLSRFGWRKGQPWGVEVRLPGGFNYGQTGSRSPAAWGQLGVRGTNGNVVPNYGDASLITPTGAGGPAFLIFRNYTVISRYNNAQAYIIGVGHLGDRIRGMGALQTPWPAGERSLRRAERVELQQRLTAAGFSTGGVDGKIGPNSSAAIRRYQQSVGLPADGYASLRLLERLR
- the ribA gene encoding GTP cyclohydrolase II, encoding MGFSPDVTERLARARADLRMGVPVVFDNGLVILAAETLDSTRLTALRSLPGDPVLVITGWRAQTLKARAYDGDVARIRLPADAALPWIRAVADPADDLRNPMKGPLQSLREGSAAMHRAAIALCKAARLLPAALTIEVADAAAFAAAQNLTLIPADAMDNDALSPLHPIISARLPLEVSDAGRLHIFRPDDGAEEHYAVEIGHPDRAKPVLSRLHSACFTGDLLGSLKCDCGPQLRGALAQMGAEGAGVLLYLNQEGRGIGLANKMRAYSLQDQGFDTVDANHRLGFEDDERDFRIGADILKRLGFDAVRLLTNNPAKVDRMQACGIRVCDRVPLKVGENRHNHDYLATKAAKSGHLL